The proteins below are encoded in one region of Kineosporia corallincola:
- a CDS encoding AraC family transcriptional regulator — protein sequence MSERGGSPILSIERGESRSRQQTGMHTHPEPKLLWTWTATALITAADREWLIPPGHGLWVPGGIEHSGTLLRPGEGTMITVDPDRCPITWSRPTGVSGGTLLRELITFLHSVDPEPDQRKHAEALMFGLLTPLPPHDIHVTMPTDPRVRVIAEQLVADPADPRELTAWADFTHTGLRTLSRLFQTETGLSFTHWRTQVRIRASVQLLVAGTSVDAVARQVGYRRTSAFIVAFRRVTGQTPGTYLRGQG from the coding sequence GTGAGTGAGCGGGGCGGATCGCCCATCCTCAGCATCGAGCGGGGCGAATCCCGGTCGCGTCAGCAGACCGGGATGCATACGCACCCGGAACCGAAGCTGCTGTGGACCTGGACGGCGACCGCGCTGATCACGGCCGCTGACCGGGAGTGGCTGATACCACCGGGACATGGGCTGTGGGTGCCGGGCGGGATCGAGCACAGCGGGACGCTGCTACGACCTGGAGAGGGAACGATGATCACCGTCGATCCGGACCGGTGCCCGATCACCTGGTCCCGGCCCACCGGCGTCTCGGGCGGGACGCTGCTGCGGGAGCTGATCACCTTCCTGCACTCCGTGGATCCGGAGCCGGACCAGCGAAAACACGCTGAGGCACTGATGTTCGGTCTGCTCACCCCGCTGCCGCCGCACGACATCCACGTGACGATGCCCACCGACCCCCGTGTTCGCGTCATCGCCGAACAGCTCGTCGCCGACCCCGCCGACCCCCGAGAGCTGACCGCCTGGGCCGATTTCACCCACACCGGGCTGCGGACGCTGTCCCGGTTGTTCCAGACCGAGACCGGGCTCAGTTTCACCCACTGGCGTACTCAGGTGCGCATTCGCGCGTCCGTGCAGTTGCTGGTTGCGGGCACGAGCGTGGACGCCGTTGCCCGGCAGGTCGGCTACCGGAGGACGAGCGCCTTCATCGTGGCCTTCCGCCGGGTCACGGGGCAGACGCCGGGTACTTACCTGCGGGGGCAGGGGTAG
- a CDS encoding TetR/AcrR family transcriptional regulator: protein MTRKTEGPGAAPRTRGRGRRPIDEVQADVLRATSELIVAEGTADLTFDRVAKAAGVSKTTLYKLWPSPRALALEAYFHVVSEPLAFDHNTDLRTDLLQQLHSFAQVMQSPVGRSYLELVGASQTDHELSLAIRARYSSERRELAYRRLAEAQDRGEIREHVDVKVLVDQLWGAVYHRLLVPDEPVTHAFIEALVANLLDGVGPAR from the coding sequence GTGACCAGGAAGACCGAGGGACCGGGGGCCGCGCCGCGCACGCGCGGGCGCGGCCGCCGGCCCATCGACGAGGTGCAGGCCGACGTGCTGCGGGCGACCAGTGAGCTCATCGTGGCCGAGGGAACCGCCGATCTCACCTTCGACCGGGTGGCCAAGGCGGCGGGCGTCAGCAAGACGACCCTGTACAAACTCTGGCCGTCACCACGAGCCCTGGCTCTGGAGGCCTACTTTCACGTGGTGTCCGAGCCCCTGGCCTTCGACCACAACACCGATCTGCGCACCGACCTGCTCCAGCAACTGCACTCGTTCGCGCAGGTCATGCAGTCGCCGGTCGGCCGCTCCTACCTGGAGCTCGTCGGAGCCTCGCAGACCGATCACGAACTCTCCCTCGCCATCCGCGCCCGGTACTCCTCGGAACGCCGGGAACTGGCGTACCGGCGACTGGCCGAGGCACAGGACCGTGGGGAGATCCGCGAGCACGTCGATGTGAAGGTTCTCGTCGATCAGCTGTGGGGAGCGGTCTACCACCGCCTGCTGGTCCCCGACGAACCGGTCACGCACGCGTTCATCGAGGCCCTGGTCGCCAATCTGCTCGACGGTGTCGGGCCTGCGCGGTGA